From the genome of Miscanthus floridulus cultivar M001 chromosome 10, ASM1932011v1, whole genome shotgun sequence, one region includes:
- the LOC136486997 gene encoding LRR receptor kinase SERK2-like isoform X2, translated as MMINSEAMKLLAFMLLLLGCQIRCSLAVDSQVEALVEMKMQLGDNRGVLSDWKDNQMSPCYWEYVNCQDNNKVTTITLSSSGFTGTLSPSIAKLTTLQQLILDNNKITGGIPLEFGNLSSLTILKLGRNNLNGSIPDSLGQLSKLQNLNLAHNNISGEIPQHLLQAAHYNFTGNHLNCGQNLFPCEGGSTRTGGSKNSKLKVVIGSIAGAVTLFVTVVLVLLWWQRMRYQPEIFIDVSGQNDHMLEFGQIKRFSWRELQIATNNFSEQNVLGRGGFGKVYKGVLPGPNSIKIAVKRLLNVDSREGEMAFLREVELISIAVHKNILRLIGFCTTTTERLLVYPFMENLSVASRLRDIKLNEPALDWSTRMRIALGAARGLEYLHEHCNPKIIHRDVKAANVLLDGNFEAVVGDFGLAKMMDIGRNTVTTALCGTMGHIAPEYIKTGRPSVKTDIFGYGVMLLEIVTGDRAIAFHPDRIEEAGEIMLIDQVKLWMEEGRLLDLVDRNLGGFYNLEELEKVTQIALLCTHMDPDQRPTMSEVVQMLEGEIVPAERWEEWQLAELQRRQQHEMRQQGKLFNFSEESLNIQEAFELSTGR; from the exons ATGATGATCAATTCAGAAGCCATGAAGCTATTAGCTTTTATGTTACTTCTGTTGGGATGCCAAATAAGATGTTCTCTCGCTGTCGACTCCCAAG TCGAAGCACTGGTTGAAATGAAGATGCAACTTGGCGATAACCGTGGTGTCCTTAGTGATTGGAAGGATAATCAAATGAGCCCCTGCTACTGGGAATATGTTAATTGTCAAGATAACAACAAAGTTACAACAAT AACTTTGAGCTCGTCTGGGTTCACAGGAACCTTATCACCCAGCATTGCAAAGCTAACAACTTTACAGCAGCT GATACTGGATAACAACAAGATAACTGGAGGGATTCCTCTGGAGTTTGGAAACCTATCAAGTTTGACAATTCTAAAACTTGGAAGAAATAATTTAAATGGATCGATACCAGACTCCCTTGGACAACTTTCTAAACTCCAAAATCT TAATCTAGCACATAATAATATTAGCGGCGAAATCCCACAACATCTACTTCAGGCGGCTCATTACAA CTTTACAGGCAACCACTTGAATTGTGGCCAAAATTTATTTCCATGTGAAGGAGGCAGCACAAGGACAG GTGGGTCAAAAAATTCCAAGCTAAAGGTGGTTATTGGAAGCATTGCTGGAGCAGTCACTCTTTTTGTAACAGTAGTTCTAGTTTTGCTATGGTGGCAAAGAATGCGTTACCAGCCTGAAATCTTCATTGACGTGTCAG GTCAGAATGATCATATGCTTGAGTTTGGGCAAATAAAGAGGTTCTCATGGCGGGAGCTTCAGATTGCAACCAACAATTTCAGTGAACAGAATGTTCTTGGCAGGGGTGGTTTTGGTAAGGTGTATAAAGGAGTACTTCCAGGTCCAAACAGTATAAAGATTGCAGTGAAACGGCTACTGAATGTGGACAGTCGTGAAGGGGAAATGGCTTTCCTCAGAGAAGTTGAATTGATAAGCATTGCTGTGCACAAGAACATATTAAGGTTGATAGGATTTTGTACAACAACAACAGAGAGGCTCTTGGTCTACCCTTTCATGGAGAATCTTAGTGTTGCTTCCCGTTTAAGAG ATATAAAACTAAACGAACCAGCATTAGATTGGTCTACAAGAATGCGAATTGCTCTTGGTGCTGCCCGTGGTTTGGAATACCTTCATGAGCACTGCAATCCCAAGATCATCCACCGTGACGTCAAGGCTGCAAATGTCCTGCTTGATGGGAACTTTGAAGCAGTGGTAGGAGATTTTGGGTTGGCGAAGATGATGGACATAGGGAGGAATACAGTAACAACAGCGCTTTGTGGGACTATGGGCCACATAGCTCCTGAGTACATAAAGACGGGAAGGCCATCAGTGAAGACAGATATCTTTGGATATGGTGTCATGCTGTTAGAGATTGTGACAGGAGATCGTGCAATTGCATTCCATCCTGACCGCATAGAAGAAGCAGGCGAGATCATGCTCATTGATCAG GTCAAGCTATGGATGGAAGAAGGGCGACTACTTGACCTAGTGGATCGCAATCTAGGTGGCTTCTACAACCTTGAAGAGCTGGAGAAGGTTACCCAGATAGCACTCCTCTGCACTCACATGGACCCTGATCAACGGCCTACAATGTCTGAGGTGGTGCAGATGCTGGAAGGAGAGATTGTCCCAGCAGAGCGGTGGGAGGAATGGCAGCTGGCTGAGCTCCAACGACGACAACAGCATGAGATGAGGCAACAGGGCAAACTATTCAACTTCAGTGAAGAGTCTCTAAACATCCAGGAAGCCTTTGAGTTGTCAACTGGCAGATGA
- the LOC136486997 gene encoding LRR receptor kinase SERK2-like isoform X1 gives MMINSEAMKLLAFMLLLLGCQIRCSLAVDSQVEALVEMKMQLGDNRGVLSDWKDNQMSPCYWEYVNCQDNNKVTTITLSSSGFTGTLSPSIAKLTTLQQLILDNNKITGGIPLEFGNLSSLTILKLGRNNLNGSIPDSLGQLSKLQNLDLSHNYLSGNIPSSFSNLPSLNNINLAHNNISGEIPQHLLQAAHYNFTGNHLNCGQNLFPCEGGSTRTGGSKNSKLKVVIGSIAGAVTLFVTVVLVLLWWQRMRYQPEIFIDVSGQNDHMLEFGQIKRFSWRELQIATNNFSEQNVLGRGGFGKVYKGVLPGPNSIKIAVKRLLNVDSREGEMAFLREVELISIAVHKNILRLIGFCTTTTERLLVYPFMENLSVASRLRDIKLNEPALDWSTRMRIALGAARGLEYLHEHCNPKIIHRDVKAANVLLDGNFEAVVGDFGLAKMMDIGRNTVTTALCGTMGHIAPEYIKTGRPSVKTDIFGYGVMLLEIVTGDRAIAFHPDRIEEAGEIMLIDQVKLWMEEGRLLDLVDRNLGGFYNLEELEKVTQIALLCTHMDPDQRPTMSEVVQMLEGEIVPAERWEEWQLAELQRRQQHEMRQQGKLFNFSEESLNIQEAFELSTGR, from the exons ATGATGATCAATTCAGAAGCCATGAAGCTATTAGCTTTTATGTTACTTCTGTTGGGATGCCAAATAAGATGTTCTCTCGCTGTCGACTCCCAAG TCGAAGCACTGGTTGAAATGAAGATGCAACTTGGCGATAACCGTGGTGTCCTTAGTGATTGGAAGGATAATCAAATGAGCCCCTGCTACTGGGAATATGTTAATTGTCAAGATAACAACAAAGTTACAACAAT AACTTTGAGCTCGTCTGGGTTCACAGGAACCTTATCACCCAGCATTGCAAAGCTAACAACTTTACAGCAGCT GATACTGGATAACAACAAGATAACTGGAGGGATTCCTCTGGAGTTTGGAAACCTATCAAGTTTGACAATTCTAAAACTTGGAAGAAATAATTTAAATGGATCGATACCAGACTCCCTTGGACAACTTTCTAAACTCCAAAATCT GGATCTAAGCCACAATTATTTAAGCGGGAATATCCCAAgctctttctcaaatcttccatCATTGAATAACat TAATCTAGCACATAATAATATTAGCGGCGAAATCCCACAACATCTACTTCAGGCGGCTCATTACAA CTTTACAGGCAACCACTTGAATTGTGGCCAAAATTTATTTCCATGTGAAGGAGGCAGCACAAGGACAG GTGGGTCAAAAAATTCCAAGCTAAAGGTGGTTATTGGAAGCATTGCTGGAGCAGTCACTCTTTTTGTAACAGTAGTTCTAGTTTTGCTATGGTGGCAAAGAATGCGTTACCAGCCTGAAATCTTCATTGACGTGTCAG GTCAGAATGATCATATGCTTGAGTTTGGGCAAATAAAGAGGTTCTCATGGCGGGAGCTTCAGATTGCAACCAACAATTTCAGTGAACAGAATGTTCTTGGCAGGGGTGGTTTTGGTAAGGTGTATAAAGGAGTACTTCCAGGTCCAAACAGTATAAAGATTGCAGTGAAACGGCTACTGAATGTGGACAGTCGTGAAGGGGAAATGGCTTTCCTCAGAGAAGTTGAATTGATAAGCATTGCTGTGCACAAGAACATATTAAGGTTGATAGGATTTTGTACAACAACAACAGAGAGGCTCTTGGTCTACCCTTTCATGGAGAATCTTAGTGTTGCTTCCCGTTTAAGAG ATATAAAACTAAACGAACCAGCATTAGATTGGTCTACAAGAATGCGAATTGCTCTTGGTGCTGCCCGTGGTTTGGAATACCTTCATGAGCACTGCAATCCCAAGATCATCCACCGTGACGTCAAGGCTGCAAATGTCCTGCTTGATGGGAACTTTGAAGCAGTGGTAGGAGATTTTGGGTTGGCGAAGATGATGGACATAGGGAGGAATACAGTAACAACAGCGCTTTGTGGGACTATGGGCCACATAGCTCCTGAGTACATAAAGACGGGAAGGCCATCAGTGAAGACAGATATCTTTGGATATGGTGTCATGCTGTTAGAGATTGTGACAGGAGATCGTGCAATTGCATTCCATCCTGACCGCATAGAAGAAGCAGGCGAGATCATGCTCATTGATCAG GTCAAGCTATGGATGGAAGAAGGGCGACTACTTGACCTAGTGGATCGCAATCTAGGTGGCTTCTACAACCTTGAAGAGCTGGAGAAGGTTACCCAGATAGCACTCCTCTGCACTCACATGGACCCTGATCAACGGCCTACAATGTCTGAGGTGGTGCAGATGCTGGAAGGAGAGATTGTCCCAGCAGAGCGGTGGGAGGAATGGCAGCTGGCTGAGCTCCAACGACGACAACAGCATGAGATGAGGCAACAGGGCAAACTATTCAACTTCAGTGAAGAGTCTCTAAACATCCAGGAAGCCTTTGAGTTGTCAACTGGCAGATGA
- the LOC136486997 gene encoding LRR receptor kinase SERK2-like isoform X3, which yields MMINSEAMKLLAFMLLLLGCQIRCSLAVDSQVEALVEMKMQLGDNRGVLSDWKDNQMSPCYWEYVNCQDNNKVTTITLSSSGFTGTLSPSIAKLTTLQQLNLAHNNISGEIPQHLLQAAHYNFTGNHLNCGQNLFPCEGGSTRTGGSKNSKLKVVIGSIAGAVTLFVTVVLVLLWWQRMRYQPEIFIDVSGQNDHMLEFGQIKRFSWRELQIATNNFSEQNVLGRGGFGKVYKGVLPGPNSIKIAVKRLLNVDSREGEMAFLREVELISIAVHKNILRLIGFCTTTTERLLVYPFMENLSVASRLRDIKLNEPALDWSTRMRIALGAARGLEYLHEHCNPKIIHRDVKAANVLLDGNFEAVVGDFGLAKMMDIGRNTVTTALCGTMGHIAPEYIKTGRPSVKTDIFGYGVMLLEIVTGDRAIAFHPDRIEEAGEIMLIDQVKLWMEEGRLLDLVDRNLGGFYNLEELEKVTQIALLCTHMDPDQRPTMSEVVQMLEGEIVPAERWEEWQLAELQRRQQHEMRQQGKLFNFSEESLNIQEAFELSTGR from the exons ATGATGATCAATTCAGAAGCCATGAAGCTATTAGCTTTTATGTTACTTCTGTTGGGATGCCAAATAAGATGTTCTCTCGCTGTCGACTCCCAAG TCGAAGCACTGGTTGAAATGAAGATGCAACTTGGCGATAACCGTGGTGTCCTTAGTGATTGGAAGGATAATCAAATGAGCCCCTGCTACTGGGAATATGTTAATTGTCAAGATAACAACAAAGTTACAACAAT AACTTTGAGCTCGTCTGGGTTCACAGGAACCTTATCACCCAGCATTGCAAAGCTAACAACTTTACAGCAGCT TAATCTAGCACATAATAATATTAGCGGCGAAATCCCACAACATCTACTTCAGGCGGCTCATTACAA CTTTACAGGCAACCACTTGAATTGTGGCCAAAATTTATTTCCATGTGAAGGAGGCAGCACAAGGACAG GTGGGTCAAAAAATTCCAAGCTAAAGGTGGTTATTGGAAGCATTGCTGGAGCAGTCACTCTTTTTGTAACAGTAGTTCTAGTTTTGCTATGGTGGCAAAGAATGCGTTACCAGCCTGAAATCTTCATTGACGTGTCAG GTCAGAATGATCATATGCTTGAGTTTGGGCAAATAAAGAGGTTCTCATGGCGGGAGCTTCAGATTGCAACCAACAATTTCAGTGAACAGAATGTTCTTGGCAGGGGTGGTTTTGGTAAGGTGTATAAAGGAGTACTTCCAGGTCCAAACAGTATAAAGATTGCAGTGAAACGGCTACTGAATGTGGACAGTCGTGAAGGGGAAATGGCTTTCCTCAGAGAAGTTGAATTGATAAGCATTGCTGTGCACAAGAACATATTAAGGTTGATAGGATTTTGTACAACAACAACAGAGAGGCTCTTGGTCTACCCTTTCATGGAGAATCTTAGTGTTGCTTCCCGTTTAAGAG ATATAAAACTAAACGAACCAGCATTAGATTGGTCTACAAGAATGCGAATTGCTCTTGGTGCTGCCCGTGGTTTGGAATACCTTCATGAGCACTGCAATCCCAAGATCATCCACCGTGACGTCAAGGCTGCAAATGTCCTGCTTGATGGGAACTTTGAAGCAGTGGTAGGAGATTTTGGGTTGGCGAAGATGATGGACATAGGGAGGAATACAGTAACAACAGCGCTTTGTGGGACTATGGGCCACATAGCTCCTGAGTACATAAAGACGGGAAGGCCATCAGTGAAGACAGATATCTTTGGATATGGTGTCATGCTGTTAGAGATTGTGACAGGAGATCGTGCAATTGCATTCCATCCTGACCGCATAGAAGAAGCAGGCGAGATCATGCTCATTGATCAG GTCAAGCTATGGATGGAAGAAGGGCGACTACTTGACCTAGTGGATCGCAATCTAGGTGGCTTCTACAACCTTGAAGAGCTGGAGAAGGTTACCCAGATAGCACTCCTCTGCACTCACATGGACCCTGATCAACGGCCTACAATGTCTGAGGTGGTGCAGATGCTGGAAGGAGAGATTGTCCCAGCAGAGCGGTGGGAGGAATGGCAGCTGGCTGAGCTCCAACGACGACAACAGCATGAGATGAGGCAACAGGGCAAACTATTCAACTTCAGTGAAGAGTCTCTAAACATCCAGGAAGCCTTTGAGTTGTCAACTGGCAGATGA